In one window of Glycine soja chloroplast, complete genome DNA:
- the petN gene encoding cytochrome b6/f complex subunit VIII, producing the protein MDIVSLAWAALMVVFSFSLSLVVWGRSGL; encoded by the coding sequence ATGGATATAGTAAGTCTTGCTTGGGCTGCTTTAATGGTAGTTTTTTCATTTTCTCTTTCCCTCGTAGTATGGGGAAGAAGTGGACTATAG
- the psbD gene encoding photosystem II protein D2, translated as MTIALGKFTKDENDLFDIMDDWLRRDRFVFVGWSGLLLFPCAYFALGGWFTGTTFVTSWYTHGLASSYLEGCNFLTAAVSTPANSLAHSLLLLWGPEAQGDFTRWCQLGGLWTFVALHGAFALIGFMLRQFELARSVQLRPYNAIAFSGPIAVFVSVFLIYPLGQSGWFFAPSFGVAAIFRFILFFQGFHNWTLNPFHMMGVAGVLGAALLCAIHGATVENTLFEDGDGANTFRAFNPTQAEETYSMVTANRFWSQIFGVAFSNKRWLHFFMLFVPVTGLWMSALGVVGLALNLRAYDFVSQEIRAAEDPEFETFYTKNILLNEGIRAWMAAQDQPHENLIFPEEVLPRGNAL; from the coding sequence ATGACTATAGCTCTTGGTAAATTTACCAAAGATGAAAATGATTTATTTGATATTATGGATGACTGGTTGCGGAGGGACCGTTTCGTTTTTGTAGGTTGGTCCGGTCTATTACTCTTCCCTTGCGCCTATTTCGCCTTGGGGGGTTGGTTCACAGGTACGACCTTTGTAACTTCATGGTATACTCATGGATTGGCAAGTTCTTATTTGGAAGGCTGCAACTTCTTAACCGCTGCAGTCTCCACTCCTGCTAATAGTTTAGCACACTCTTTGTTGTTACTGTGGGGTCCTGAAGCACAGGGAGATTTTACCCGTTGGTGTCAATTAGGTGGTCTGTGGACTTTTGTTGCTCTCCACGGCGCTTTCGCATTAATAGGTTTCATGTTACGTCAATTTGAACTTGCTCGATCTGTTCAATTGCGGCCTTATAATGCAATCGCATTCTCTGGTCCAATTGCTGTTTTTGTTTCTGTATTCCTTATTTATCCACTGGGTCAGTCTGGTTGGTTCTTTGCTCCTAGTTTTGGTGTAGCAGCTATATTTCGATTCATCCTCTTTTTCCAAGGGTTTCATAATTGGACATTAAACCCATTTCATATGATGGGAGTTGCTGGTGTATTGGGCGCGGCACTACTATGCGCTATTCATGGTGCCACCGTAGAAAATACTTTATTTGAAGATGGTGATGGCGCAAATACATTCCGTGCTTTTAACCCAACCCAAGCTGAAGAAACTTATTCAATGGTTACTGCTAATCGCTTTTGGTCCCAAATCTTTGGGGTTGCTTTTTCCAATAAACGTTGGTTACATTTCTTTATGTTATTTGTACCAGTAACTGGTTTATGGATGAGTGCTCTTGGGGTAGTCGGTTTGGCCCTGAACCTACGTGCCTATGACTTCGTTTCTCAAGAAATCCGCGCAGCGGAAGATCCTGAATTTGAGACTTTCTACACCAAAAATATTCTCTTAAACGAAGGTATTCGTGCGTGGATGGCGGCTCAAGATCAGCCTCATGAAAACCTTATATTCCCTGAGGAGGTTCTACCACGTGGAAACGCTCTTTAA
- the psbM gene encoding photosystem II protein M, producing the protein MEVNILAFIATALFILVPTAFLLIIYVKTVSQSD; encoded by the coding sequence ATGGAAGTAAATATTCTTGCATTTATTGCTACTGCACTGTTTATTCTAGTTCCTACTGCTTTTTTACTTATAATTTACGTAAAAACGGTAAGTCAAAGTGACTAA
- the psbC gene encoding photosystem II CP43 chlorophyll apoprotein — translation MKTLYSLRRFYHVETLFNGTLALTGRDQETTGFAWWAGNARLINLSGKLLGAHVAHAGLIVFWAGAMNLFEVAHFVPEKPMYEQGLILLPHLATLGWGVGPGGEVIDTFPYFVSGVLHLISSAVLGFGGIYHALLGPETLEESFPFFGYVWKDRNKMTTILGIHLILLGIGAFLLVFKALYFGGIYDTWAPGGGDVRKITNLTLSPSIIFGYLLKSPFGGEGWIVSVDDLEDIIGGHVWLGSICILGGIWHILTKPFAWARRALVWSGEAYLSYSLGALSVFGFIACCFVWFNNTAYPSEFYGPTGPEASQAQAFTFLVRDQRLGANVGSAQGPTGLGKYLMRSPTGEVIFGGETMRFWDLRAPWLEPLRGPNGLDLSRLKKDIQPWQERRSAEYMTHAPLGSLNSVGGVATEINAVNYVSPRSWLATSHFVLGFFLFVGHLWHAGRARAAAAGFEKGIDRDFEPVLSMTPLN, via the coding sequence ATGAAAACCTTATATTCCCTGAGGAGGTTCTACCACGTGGAAACGCTCTTTAATGGAACTTTAGCTTTAACTGGTCGTGACCAGGAAACTACCGGTTTCGCTTGGTGGGCCGGGAATGCCCGACTTATCAATTTATCCGGCAAACTACTAGGAGCCCATGTAGCCCATGCTGGATTAATAGTATTCTGGGCCGGAGCAATGAACCTTTTTGAAGTGGCTCATTTCGTACCCGAGAAGCCCATGTATGAACAAGGTTTAATTTTACTTCCCCATCTAGCTACTCTAGGTTGGGGGGTAGGTCCTGGGGGGGAAGTTATAGACACCTTTCCATACTTTGTGTCTGGAGTACTTCACTTAATTTCCTCTGCAGTATTGGGCTTTGGCGGTATTTATCATGCACTTTTGGGACCTGAGACTCTTGAAGAATCTTTTCCATTCTTCGGTTATGTATGGAAAGATAGAAATAAAATGACTACAATTTTGGGTATTCACTTAATCTTGTTAGGTATAGGTGCGTTTCTTCTAGTATTCAAGGCTCTTTATTTTGGAGGTATATATGATACGTGGGCTCCGGGGGGCGGAGATGTAAGAAAAATAACCAATTTGACCCTTAGTCCAAGTATTATATTTGGATATTTATTAAAATCACCTTTTGGGGGAGAAGGGTGGATTGTTAGTGTGGACGATTTGGAAGATATAATTGGGGGGCATGTATGGTTGGGTTCCATTTGTATACTTGGTGGAATCTGGCATATCTTAACCAAACCTTTTGCATGGGCTCGGCGTGCACTTGTATGGTCTGGAGAAGCTTACTTATCTTATAGTTTAGGTGCTTTATCTGTTTTTGGTTTTATTGCTTGTTGCTTTGTCTGGTTTAATAATACCGCTTATCCTAGTGAGTTTTACGGGCCCACTGGGCCAGAAGCTTCTCAAGCTCAAGCATTTACTTTTCTAGTTAGAGACCAACGTCTTGGGGCTAATGTAGGATCTGCTCAAGGACCTACAGGTTTAGGTAAATATCTAATGCGTTCCCCGACAGGAGAAGTTATTTTTGGGGGAGAAACTATGCGTTTTTGGGATTTGCGTGCTCCTTGGTTAGAACCTCTAAGGGGTCCGAATGGTTTAGACTTGAGTAGACTGAAAAAAGATATACAGCCTTGGCAAGAACGCCGTTCTGCGGAATATATGACTCATGCTCCTTTAGGTTCCTTAAATTCCGTGGGTGGCGTAGCTACAGAGATTAATGCAGTCAATTATGTTTCTCCTAGAAGTTGGTTAGCTACTTCTCATTTTGTTCTAGGATTCTTCCTATTTGTAGGCCATTTATGGCACGCGGGAAGAGCTCGCGCAGCTGCCGCAGGATTTGAAAAAGGAATTGATCGAGATTTTGAACCAGTTCTTTCCATGACTCCTCTTAATTGA
- the rps14 gene encoding ribosomal protein S14 produces MARKSVIQREKKRQKLEQKYHLIRRSSKKEISKVPSLSDKWKIHGKLESLPRNSAPIRLHRRCFSTGRPRANYRDFGLSGHILREMVHACLLPGATRSSW; encoded by the coding sequence ATGGCAAGGAAAAGTGTGATTCAGAGGGAGAAGAAGAGACAAAAATTGGAACAGAAATATCATTTGATTCGCCGATCCTCAAAAAAAGAAATAAGCAAAGTTCCGTCGTTAAGTGATAAATGGAAAATTCATGGAAAATTAGAATCACTACCGCGTAATAGTGCACCTATACGTCTTCATCGACGTTGTTTTTCGACCGGAAGACCGCGAGCTAATTATCGAGACTTTGGATTATCCGGACACATACTTCGTGAAATGGTTCATGCATGTTTATTGCCCGGTGCAACAAGATCCAGTTGGTAA
- the psbZ gene encoding photosystem II protein Z (photosystem II reaction center Z protein; YCF9) — MTIAFQLAVFALIAISFILLISVPVVFASPEGWSNNKNVVFSGTSLWIGLVFLVGILNSLIS; from the coding sequence ATGACTATTGCTTTCCAATTAGCTGTTTTTGCATTAATTGCTATTTCATTTATTTTATTGATTAGTGTACCTGTTGTATTTGCTTCTCCTGAAGGTTGGTCGAATAACAAAAATGTTGTATTTTCCGGTACATCATTATGGATTGGATTAGTGTTTCTCGTGGGTATTCTTAATTCTCTCATTTCTTGA